In Deinococcus aerius, the genomic stretch TACCCGCAGGAGGGCGTGCTGCGCGGCGGCCACATCCCCGGCGCGCGGAACATCCCCTGGGCGCGGGCGACGAACGAGGACGGCACCTTCAAGACGGCGGACGAGCTGAGCGCCCTGTACGCGGGCGAGGGCGTGACCCCCGACAAGGACGTGATCGCCTACTGCCGCATCGCGGAGCGGAGCAGCCACTCGTGGTTCGTGTTGCGCGAACTCCTCGGCTATCCCAAGGTCCGCAACTACGACGGAAGCTGGACCGAGTGGGGCAACGCGGTCGGGATGCCCATCGAGAAGACCTACACCGAGGCCTGAGCAGGCAGGCACAGCAGGGCCGGGGCGGATGGAACCCCCGGCCCCTTCTTCATCCTCCGGGGAGAACTGCCGTTTTGGTGCCTTTTTTCACGTCACCCCCTCCGGTCAGGGGAAGCGCGGAGGGGCCGCCACTCACTAGGGTGGACGGGTGATGTTCGTGATGCTGCTGGTTCTCCTCGCCGCCGTGGCGGGCGCGGCCTTGGTCCTGAGGAAAAGCCGGGGTGGCAGCCCCAAGCCCCCCGGAACCGCCGGGCTGGACGAGGAAACGGCCGCCCGCCCCGAGGTGGACGCCGCCTCGGTGGCCGCCGCCCGCGCCCGCGTCTCGGAGGTCGTCCCCGACGAGGTGCTGTCCGACGCCCTGCTGGACGCCACGCCCAAGCAGCTCGCCCACCTGTTCGCTGCCGTCCCCGAGGACGTGATGGCCGCCGCCATAGGAACGGGCAAGGGCACGCCCCGCGAACAGGCCCGCCCGGAGGACCTCGCGCAGCTCCGCGGGGCGGGGCGGGCCGTGGACGACCTCGAAATCTTCAGCTTCGGGGAGAAGAGCTAGCCGGTGACCACTCCCCCTACTGAAGTAGGGGGCTTCTCAGGCGACGGCATGCGATACCCCGCTACCGTTCTCGCCTGAAGGGACGGCCCGTCCCAACGGCTCGCCACGTTCCGTGGACGTGCCTCGATCCAGAATGTTCTTCGCCGCGTTGTGATCGGCGTTCGCCGTATGGCCGCATTGCACGCACCTGAAGCTCGCTTGGTTCACACGGTTCTCCTTCCCCGTGTGTCCACAGGCATGGCACCGTTGGGACGTGTAGCGGGGGTCTACGGCGATGACTCGGCGCCCAGCACTTTCAGCCTTGGCGGCGAGTTGAAACAGGAACCCGGCCCACCCCGCGTCGAGGATGGAGCGGGCAAGGTTGCTTTGGGCCATGTTGCCCACTTGCAGGTTTTCGTGCGCGATCAGGTCGTGTTCATGGATGAGCCTCCGGGCGGTCTTGTGCTGGAAGTCCAGCCGTTGCCGCCTGACCTTGCGGTACGTCTTGGCGACCTGCTTCACCGCCTTCTTGCGGCGGTTGCCACCCTTCTTGCGCCGTGACACGGTGCGCTGCTGGACACGTAGCTTCCCCAGTGACCTCCCCAGGTGGCGGGGGTTCTCAATGAACTCCCCGTCTGACGTGACGGCAAACCATGTTGTTCCCAGGTCAATCCCGACGCTGCTCCCCGTGGTGGGGAGGGGCTGCACAGGGACTTCACAGGTGTAGACGGCGTACCACTGGTCTACGTCCAGCACGATCTGTAGGGACTTGGGCTTGCCCTCAAGGGGGCGGTGCAGCTTGATCTTGACGTTCCCGATCTTGGGGATGGAGATACGCCGTCCATCGTCTACGGGCTTCCCACAAGCCGTCCAATCGTTCTTCGCATTGTTCCAGCACTGCTTGAACTTGAACGAATCCCAGCGGGTCGCAGGCTTGAAGCGCGGGAACCCAGCCCGCTTCGCACCCTTCTTGACGCGGCTGAAGAACGCCTTGTACGCCTTGTCGAGCCTGTCGAATACGTCCTGTAGGACGTGGCTGTAGACCCCGCTGAACTCCAGGCAGGCTTCCTTGAGAGCGGTGAGTTCCTTCTGCTGGTCGTAGGCGCTGAGGGTCTTGCCGTGCTTCCGGTAGGCTTCCCGGCGCTGTTCTAGGCCAGCGTTGTACAGCGTGCGGGTGAGGCGCAATGTCTCAAACATGGCGGCCTCTTGTGCCCGTGTGGGGTACAAACGATAGCGAAACGTCTTGATAGACGTGGTACTGTCTGACATGCGAAGCGGCTCCTATCCGCTTTGCCACGCTCCCGGCGGCTGGAACCGCGCGGGGGCATTGCTTTTGCAGTCTAGCACGAACCGGAAAGCTCCGGCTTGGCCGCCCTATCGGGCGGGTGCCGCTTGACCCCGCCCTGAAGGACGGGGCATGCGCGTCACTTCTTGTCAACCGGACCCCTCTTCGGAGTGCGCGTGAGGAAGGGGGCAGCATCCCCCATACTCTCCCCATGCGTTCCATCGCCGACGTGCGCGCGGCCTGCGCGGCCCTGCCGGGCTCGTCCGAGACGTTTCCCTTCGGCCCCACAACCCTGGTGTTCAAGGTCGGCGGCAGGATGTACGCCCTGACCGACATCACGGCGGACCCGGTGACGCTGAGCCTGAAGGTCCGGCCTGGGGACGGCGAGGAACTGCGCGCGGCCCACCCGGCGATCCGGCCCGGCTACCACCTCAACAAGCGCCACTGGGTTACGGCCACGCTGGACGGAACGTTGCCGGAGCTCCTGTTAAGCGACCTGCTGGCCGGGAGTCATAAGTTGGTGGTCGCCAGCCTGACCCGGGCGCAACGGGCGGAGCTCGGGCTGGGGTAAGGGGTGGCACGTCAGGGCTCGTCGTCCCTGAATGAGCGGCTGCGGGGGCAGAAGGACCCGACGAGGAGGGGAAGAGGGCCGGAAGCTCACGCCCCGGCCCCACTGCGTTCCCCAGCCTGACTTATAACGCCGTTTCCAGCGCGCCCAGCGCCGCCTCCGGGTTCTGGATGCCCGCCTGCGCCATGTCGGGCCGCCCGCCGCCCTTGCCGCCCGCCGCCGCCGCGAGCTTGCCGACGAGTTGCCCCGCGTGCGCGCCCCGTCCGACCGCGTCCTTCGTCGCCTTGACGACCAGGCCGCGGTCGCTGGCGATCACCGCGAGGTCCGCGCCGCTCTGGTCGAGCAGCTTGTCGGCGGCGCCGCGCAGTTCGTTCCCCTCGATGCCCGAGAGCCGCAGCGCCGCGACCCGGAAGCCGCCGAGTTCACGCACCTGCTGGGTCGCGCCACCCCCGCCCATCTGCGCCTCCGCGAGCTGGCGGCGAACCTGGGCCGTCTCCTGCTGGGCGGCCTTGAGCCCCGCCTGCAAGCCCGCCACACGCGCTTCCAGCCCGTCCAGGCCGGTGTTCAGCAGGCCCGCCACCCGTCCCGCCGTTTGCAGCCGCTCGCGCACCCACGTGGTCGCCGCCTCGCCCGCCAGCGCCTCGATACGGCGCACCCCGGCGGCCACGTTCTCGTCGGATACGATCACGAAGGCGCCGATGTCCCCGGTTCGGCGGACGTGCGCGCCGCCGCACAGCTCCATGCTCGTCACGGTGCGGCCCTCGAAGGGCACGCCGCCCTCCACGGTCACCACGCGCACGGTGTCGCCGTACTTCTCGCCGAAGAGGGCCGTGGCGCCCGCCGCCCTCGCCTCCTCCAGCGGCATCTCGCGCCACGTCACGGGGAAGTTGGCGCTCACCCAGCGGCTCACCAGGCGCTCGATCCCGGCGATCTCGTCGGCGCTCAGGGCCGCC encodes the following:
- a CDS encoding RNA-guided endonuclease InsQ/TnpB family protein; translated protein: MSDSTTSIKTFRYRLYPTRAQEAAMFETLRLTRTLYNAGLEQRREAYRKHGKTLSAYDQQKELTALKEACLEFSGVYSHVLQDVFDRLDKAYKAFFSRVKKGAKRAGFPRFKPATRWDSFKFKQCWNNAKNDWTACGKPVDDGRRISIPKIGNVKIKLHRPLEGKPKSLQIVLDVDQWYAVYTCEVPVQPLPTTGSSVGIDLGTTWFAVTSDGEFIENPRHLGRSLGKLRVQQRTVSRRKKGGNRRKKAVKQVAKTYRKVRRQRLDFQHKTARRLIHEHDLIAHENLQVGNMAQSNLARSILDAGWAGFLFQLAAKAESAGRRVIAVDPRYTSQRCHACGHTGKENRVNQASFRCVQCGHTANADHNAAKNILDRGTSTERGEPLGRAVPSGENGSGVSHAVA
- a CDS encoding MmcQ/YjbR family DNA-binding protein, giving the protein MRSIADVRAACAALPGSSETFPFGPTTLVFKVGGRMYALTDITADPVTLSLKVRPGDGEELRAAHPAIRPGYHLNKRHWVTATLDGTLPELLLSDLLAGSHKLVVASLTRAQRAELGLG